The nucleotide window GCGGCTCCTTCAAGCCACATCAAACGATGCACCTTCGCACCCTGAGGTTCGTTTCTCAACGAGGAATGCTTCTCGGGTCTCGAATTacaacgaagatgatgatgattccaTGTTCGAGGATGACCCAGAGGAAATGACGCAGAATTATTGGGTGAATACCGTGGAGGATGATCGCCCAGCTGTCGATATTGTGCTCAATCATCGCCTCAAGGATGGTGTGGACCCAAGTAGCCTCGACGTCGGCCGCCACGACTTTGAGTTCTACATCAAATGGCAAGGCAAATCCCATTACCATGCCACATGGGAAACGGCCGAGAGTCTTGCCAACTGTCGTAGTACCCGCCGCCTTGACAATTACATACGCAAAACACTGTCCGAAGACGTCCGCCTCAAGAATGATGCAGATGTTGCCCCCGAGGATCGGGAGAAATGGAACCTCGATCGTGAGCGGGATGTAGACGCAATTGAGGATTACAAACAAGTTGAGCGAGTCATCGGAATGCGCGAAGGCGACGAAGGGACGGAGTACTTCGTCAAATGGAAGCGCCTGTTTTACGACTCTTGTACATGGGAGAGTGAAGATCTCGTTAGTAATATTGCTCAGCGCGAGATAGACCGTTTTCTAGATCGCTCCTCTCGCCCCCCGGTGTCAGACAAGTCCGAAACCAACCCAGCCACGCGCAAGTCATTCGAAACAATCAAGAGCACACCTAGCTTCCTACAGAATGGCCAGCTGAAGGAGTTCCAGGTGAAAGGTGTCAACTTCATGGCTTTCAACTGGGTGAAGAACCGCAACGTTGTGCTGGCCGACGAGATGGGTCTTGGTAAGACCGTACAGACCGTTGCCTTTATCAACTGGCTACGCCACGTGCGCCGCCAGCAAGGGCCTTTCGTGGTGGTCGTCCCGCTGTCGACGATGCCATCCTGGGCTGAGACCTTCGACCACTGGACCCCTGACCTAAACTATGTTGTCTACAATGGCAATGAGGCTGCACGCACAGTTCTGCGTGAACATGAGCTTATGGTAGACGGGAACCCCCGACGCCCTAAGTTCAATGTACTCCTCACAACATATGAGTATGTCCTGCTGGACTCGACCTTCCTGAGCCAGTTCAAATGGCAGTTTATGGCCGTTGATGAGGCACATCGGTTGAAGAATCGCGAATCTCAGCTATATTTGAAGTTGCTCGAGTTCAGGTCTCCGGCTCGACTTCTCATCACCGGAACTCCTATTCAAAACAACCTTGCAGAACTCTCTGCCCTTCTAGACTTCTTAAATCCGGGCCTGGTACACATTGATGCCGACATGGACTTGAACGCAGAAGCTGCCTCTCATAAGCTTGCGGAGCTGACGAAAGCTATTCAACCCTTCATGCTACGGCGAACGAAGTCGAAAGTGGAGTCTGACCTTCCCCCCAAGACCGAAAAGATCATTCGCGTCGAGCTCTCCGACGTCCAACTGGAGTACTACAAGAACATTCTCACCAAGAATTACGCTGCGCTCAATGACGGAGCCAGAGGTCAGAAACAATCACTTCtgaacatcatgatggaGCTGAAGAAAGCAAGTAACCATCCATTCATGTTCCCCAATGCCGAAGCCAGGATTCTGGAAGGTAGTACCCGCCGGGAGGATGTTCTGAGGGCAATGATCACCAGCAGTGGTAAAATGATGCTTTTGGATCAGCTTCTTGCCAAGCTGAAACGTGACGGTCACCGTGTGTTGATCTTCAGTCAGATGGTTAAGATGCTTGACATCCTCGGTGATTATATGGAATTCCGCGGATATACATATCAACGACTGGATGGTACTATCCCTGCGGCTGCACGTCGTTTGGCAATTGAACACTACAATGCTCCTGGAAGCAATGACTTTGCGTTCATTTTGTCTACCCGAGCTGGTGGTCTTGGAATCAACCTTATGACGGCAGATACTGTAGTCTTGTTTGATTCTGACTGGAACCCCCAGGCTGATCTTCAAGCCATGGCCAGAGCGCACCGTATTGGACAGACGAGGCCGGTTAGTGTGTATCGCCTGGTGTCGAAGGATaccgtggaggaggaagtgatTGAGAGAGCTCGCAACAAGCTTCTACTCGAGTTTATCACAATCCAACGTGGTGTTACTGACAAGGAGGCGTCAGAGATTCAAAACAAGATGGCTCGTAGTGGAATTTCGGTCAGCGAGCCAAACTCGACAGAGGATATTTCACGTATTCTCAAACGTCGTGGCCAGAGGATGTTCGAGCAGACTGGTAACCAGGAGAAGCTTGAACAACTCGATATCGACTCAGTCCTCGCAAACGCAGAACTTCATCAGACCGAACAGGCTGAGGAGATTCAAGCTGACGGTGGCGAAGAGTTCCTTCGAGCCTTCGAATATGTTGACATCAAGGTGGACGACCTTAGTTGGGATGACATCATACCCAAAGAacagctggaggagatcaaggcagaggagaagaagaaagccgaCGAACGCTATCTTGCCGAAGTCATTGAGCAGAACCGACCCCGCAAGCGCAATGCACCGGGTGATGCACGGGATACCCGTGAAGAACGCAAAGCCAAGAGATTAGCGAGAGCACAGGTCAGTATGGAGAATGGCGATGACTCCGACTCAAATGCTCAGTCGGACCCGAAACGACCCCTTGTGGAGAAAGAATACCGCCATCTTCTGCGTGCCTACCTTCGTTTCGGAAATATGGTAGAAcgtgaggaggatgtcgtTCGTGAGGCACGTCTTCTTGACCGTGATAGAGAGACGGTCAAGGCTGCGCTCCGCGAAATAACTGACAAGGCTGCCGATCTGGTGCGGGAAGACATAGAGAAACTCGAGGCCCTTGAACACGCTGGTAAGGTGCcgacgaagaaagaaaagaaggcggTCTTATTCGATCTTCATGGGGTCAAGCGTCTTAATGCGTACACTATTGTGGAACGTCCGACGGAAATGCGTATTTTGAAGGAGGCGACGGCCGCCGTGCCTGACTTCAAGAATTTCCGGATACCGGAAGCCACTAAAGCCGCGGACTATACGTGTCCATGGGGTGCACGCGAGGACGGGATGCTGTGTATCGGTATTGCGCGGCACGGATATGGTGCTTGGACGCAGATCCGAGACGATCCcgaccttggccttggcgacaAGTTCTTCCTTGAAGAACACCGTGTTGAGAGGAAAAATGAACGTATGAATGCTGAGGACAAGACAACGAAGTCTCCAGGAGCCGTTCACCTTGTTCGTCGCGCAGACTATCTGTTATCTGTTCTTCGTGACAAAGTCACCAACGGTTCGAGTGTCAGCGCGAAGAGAGCTGTCGAGAATCATCACCGGAATAACCGGAAAGGTTCCCGTACGCATGCCAGCAACAGCGTCTCGGCTTCGCCCGCACCGTCTCTTTCTCGTAGAGGCCACCGGGAAACAGAACGTTCCAGGCATCGGTCTCATACCCACGGCGCCAGAGATAGTGTTGAACGACACCATACTCCCAGCCACGATCGACCCAGATCCATGCATGAAGGCGAACGAAGCCGTCATAGAACCTCCGACGCATCCAGTGAGGACATTCGGCGTCGTAAGCCTCATGAGAATGGCTACTCCGCCGGCAAAGAGGACATGGCTCGCTTGTTCTTCAAGCCCATTCGCGAGAATCTGAAGAAGGTGTCAGCCGTTACTAAAGAGAATTTCCCGAGCAAGGCTGAAAGGGCTACGGAGTTGAGACGTCTACTTGGAAAGGTCGGTGAATTCATCGGTCAAAATCTGAAGGGCCAGGGCTCCATGTCGTCTTTGGAGACTCGTTTATGGTATGTCCAATGCAATCCGGCTTCTGTTCCGAACAAAGTATACTGACTCCCTCAATAGGCAATATGTTTCGGTACACTACTGGCCCAACAAAGACGCCGGAGGGGCTAAACTTCAAGAAATGTATCATAAACTGATCGCAATCCCTAAGGAGCCTGCTGCTTCCAAGCCAGCCTCCAACGGAGAGTAGATGCCGGTTTTCTAATCCCGGTATCTTCCAGCGAAAGGATGTCAAGGGTCTTGTTCTTTACATGGagttcttctttttgcttcTATTCATGTTAAAAGGTACATATGCATCATTTGGGTTAGCATGGCGACGGCGTCTGGTATGATCTACGAATAAGGAGTGTTGTGTGAGGTTGACCCCATGAGTGGCCTTCTATGATGTTTGCATGCATGGCAGCTATTTCTTTGGCTCTTAACGTCTTGCGGTTTTCCCGCGTATTTGGAGCATCGGGATTTGTGATGTGTTCACATATATCGTTTCCTATTCCTCTTTCTATCGCTCATCATTCGCTCTCCTCCCATATACCTCCAGAATGATGAGCGGCGTTCTTTGTTATTCCTCCGATATCAAACacgggaaagaaaagaagaaaaaaacaccCAGCTGTTGCCACGATTGTTTCTTagccctttttttctcccttaaACCATACCATCCGAGCAGGGCTCCTTTTATATCCTTCGAATTCATGTATCTTCTTTTCAGACTAtcaacatcgtcatcattatcatcgtCGGGctactttactactactattatccCTGGAGTTTGATCTCTTTTTTGCTACGTTGATTCTAGCctgggaatgaatggatatcCATATTGTTATTgctccccttcttttcccccctgtATCGACGTGTCCTTAGACCTTCGATAGTTGTTTCTGATTTTCAAACAAGAAAGAGTGTTGTGTTCCTACTCCATTGTCTAGGATACGTCTTGAAGGTTATTACTTGGCATGTCCATTTGTGCAGATAACAGGAGGCGCGGAGTGCATATGTTGTCCCtgaatttcttttctctcttaaCAGAATACAATCAGACTACacttcaacaacaactacaagGGTTACAAGCATGTAATGAATCAAGGTActtgatttttattttatttcttttcaagAGTAGTGACTCCATGCTATCATTCAAtattggaagaaagaaaggaagcgCCAATCCCATTTCGTAAGGTTACAAACACTCAGCAAACTAGTAAAGACCAGGATATTTTGCGGAAACGAAAACGAAAACGAAATGAAAGTGAAATGAACTAAACCGGAATTGATCAAGTCCCTGCGTGTGCCGTGACGTGGTAAGATAATGAAGACAAAAGGTGTATAAGAAAAGGATGGGGTGATAAGGAATGGAATATGAGTAGTTGTGGCACGTTTTTATCACCAGAGACGTGATGTGACGTGGCCCAATTCCGTGGCGAAGTCattaccagcagcagccccaagaaaagaagaaaattccCAAAAAGAAGCCCCCAAAACAAGAAGGTAAAGTACAAGAGGAAAGGGGTAGGAAGAGAAATAGGAAAGGCAGGAGTAATCAAGTCAAGAAGGATATATTAGGTGaccaccgccatcaacatcgacCATCGCATCATGGCGGAACAGACCCAGACCCCTGGTCCTGTGCAACATCCATCTCTGTTGGCTCTGACTGCCGTTGCTCCGACTGCGGTGCATTATCCGTCCCGTTCGCCGGCGCAGACTTGGCCACGCTGAATTTCTCATCGAGGAGCTTGAACAATCGTACCTCGGCCTCCATCAAGTCATCAAAGAttgcttccttctccatccacgaTTCCTTTCTCTTGACGCGAATCTTCTCCCATGCGTCGCGTAGCTCCGCACCGTCCTGCTGTGCCCAGTGGATCTGTCTCAGAAGCAGCCGATACAGTTGCGGCCCTTCAAGCAGCATCTCGTAGGTGTCGAACTCCTTCTCCAATCCACCAGGAGGTATCTGGAGGTCGTCCTCCAGTCCTGCTGCGTCCTCATTGGCGCTTTCGCTGTGATCTCCTGCGTCGTCTTTCGGTGGGAACGATAGTTTCAGCTTCAACCGTTGGATCTTGCCGGAAGGGGTCGCGGTCGGCGTTCCTGCCGCCGAAGCAGCGACGTTGTGGTGTTTGGGTACGGGGTCGGAGGGACGAAGCGCCTCTGTTTCATGAACCGTTCTCATGTGTTTGGCAAGGGCGTCTGATCGAGTGAAGCTGCGGTCGCATTCTATAGACAGAAAAGAGGAACAATGTTAGACGTTGCCAAGGGATAACGGGCAAGGAACGTATGGCGGGAATGGTCTAGGAAAACTTACCAGGTAGAGCGCAATAGAAGGGCTTTTCTCGCGTATGGCTTCTCATGTGTGCGCGCAGCGCGTAGCCACTTGCGTGAGTTTGACCCTTTCGACTGCAATCGGACCATTCGCAGGAGTACTTCTTCTGCCGGCTCCCGACATGTTCTTCATGTATGTGCTTTACGAGACCATCCATATTGCCTAGATCACCGGCGTCGCATCCATCCCAGCGACAGACGGTGACTTGATCGTTGCCTTGGCCGCTGTAGTCGTCATCCTGACTGCCGCCGATGAGAGCGAGGGTGTTGGGAGAGTTGGGAATGTCGCCGGAGGTATCGGACgagatggaggtggagggagaaggaggagggagatcATCTTGGAAAGTGGTCGAAACGGGAGTATTGCGATCCCAAGAGGCAACGCCAGTGCGACGACGCTTTGAGGGAGGCATGTTGGAGCccgagggggagaaggcttGCTTTAGGTCGTCGCGATCCGACATGTCGTCGGAAGCAatagaggagaggggggagccCGGAGATTCCGTCATGGTGGTTgacaggagaggagggcCCGCTTTGAGCAGAGTTGGAGAGTGAATAACGGGGGGAGAACTGAGCAACAACTGTGGGCCTTGAGGAGTGTTACTGGCACTGGCTGGAGGAGTGAGCCAGGTTTGAGATGTTTGGAAGTTCGATATCCGGCGCCGGAGTATACACTGGGCTGAGCACCCGGCACGTGATGAGGCTATTGCGCCGCCAATTTTCTTCGCGCCCGaattccctcttcttttcttctcctcttttacACATCCACTGGTCTCATAGACTGGGAAATACCAACTTGGAGATTCGTTTTGAAATCTAATGTGACTCAATTCCTCTCCCAGTGGCTAATTGAGCTACTTTCTAGCTAATTGTTTCCTGTTTTCGTGATCTGTCTAACAGATCCTGCCCACACATTGTTTGAGCAGGGTAAGTTGCCGCCAATTTCCTACCACTTTATTGTGTATTGAATCTGCCGCAACTTCCATGATGATTTAATCAAGAATTCTGCAATCCTGACAGTCTCCTTTTTGTGAGATTGCATGTTGACTCTTCTACACTTGATCTGACCCCTCGTCTGTTTTCATTGTGTCCATGAAGCTTTTCACTGCTGCCGCGTCAACACAAGCTGACAATTCTGGCTTATTCAGGATCTTATTATCTCtcctatactatatatatatagccaTGATATCATGTTCAATCTCAAGAAAAGCACCAGAGCACACGCATTATGAAAACCGTACAATCGTAGCTTAGTAGCGACTTCCGACCACCTGAATCCGGTCCAAAATGCCCTTAAGCTCGTCCATCTCAGCATCACTAAGGCGAGGGACTCCCTCCAGGTTCTGAGTAACCTTGTCAACCGTTGTACCAccggggatggggataaTGGTGGGCATTCCCGGCTTGCCGCTGAGGGTGAGGATCCAAGCCAGGGCGATCTGTACGGGAGCCACACCCTTGCGCGTGGCCAAGGCCTTGACCTCATTAACCAGCTTGATGTTTTCCTTCATGGCTTCCTCCTGGAACTTGGGGAGCGTTCTGCGGAAATCGCCCTCCGGGATCTCGTTCACACTGGTGAAAGCACCGGCCAACACACCGCGGCCCAAAGGCGAGTAAGCCACAACGGGGATGTTGAGCTCAGCGCAAACCTTCGCGACGTCATTGTTGAGGATCGTGGTGTCAAAGAGGGACAATTCAACCTCTACCGCTGCGATCGGGTGGACCTTGTGACTGCGTGATATCGTCAGCTGCTGTTCCCTTCTTTTTGGTCGCGTAACCAGCTTCTGCAAGTAAATGAATGTGTGTAGCAACGTACGCTCTGCGAATAGTCTCTGCATCCACCTCACTCAACCCAATACCTCCaatcttgccctccttgACATATTGTGCCAGAACAGTCACTTGCTGCTCCACCGGCACGTTGGGATCCTGTCTAGCGCATTCGAAGAtatcgatcttcttctttccgtcCAGCACGCGCAGACACTCGTCCACACTCCGGCGGATGTTGGCCTCGGAGCTATCGGGGGTAAGCTCTCCACGCTTCAAGCCACCCTTGATACTTAGGACGACCTTGTCGGCGTTCTCGGGGTACTTGGTGAAGTATTTGTTCAGGAGGTGGCACGAGTTATAATCGGGCGTGCCGTAGAGCTCGCCGGCGTTCCAGAAGTTGGCTCCAAGCTTGAGGGTGGTGTTCAGGGTTTCGAAGCATTGCTCGTCCGAGGGAGGCTGAGGGACCCATGTCATTCCTTTAATttgacatcatcatcgtcagctGCGAAAAGAATTATGGTGATTGCGGGCTTGATTGTTGTCCAACATACTCATGGTTCCGTAGCCAGTGTGGCCGATTTCGCGTCCGTTGAGGGAAGGCATTTTGCTGGATGTGTAGTGTTGATTGGGCGGTTTGTGGTGTTCGATTGGAGATTCAGATGTGTAGCTCTTGAAGATTGagaggtgatggatggatggtattTAAGCTTGAGTTTGGGTCGGGGTTGCAGCCCGCAATGAAGAGGGTCGATGAGGGGCTTTTATCTCTGCTTTCCCCCACCTCAACACCACTATTCGGATTTCCTCGGACATCGTCCTGGATTGTCGCTCTTGACTCACAATTGGATACGAGACCCGCTGATTGTCATTGAGAGTTACGATTAGATTCGATGAGTTCTGTGGATCGGCCGCGGTATTAATTATGGAGGCCGAGGGGTCCTTCCCGGATTTAGCTGGAGTTAAGCTCGTAGACCGACGGACGGAAGTTAAATCCACCAAGAACGGAGAATCAAATAGATGGACGGAGACCGAGAGGTTCTAGAATCACCAAGTCATATTTCTACTTCAAGTACTAACTCATTATATAGCTTCCTTGCCATTGGACTTCGTCAATCGTGACACGCCGCTGAATACTTTTTCACAAAAACAGAAGTATAGGAAAGACATCGAGACAAACAAAGCATCCGCCAAACC belongs to Aspergillus luchuensis IFO 4308 DNA, chromosome 3, nearly complete sequence and includes:
- a CDS encoding C2H2-type zinc finger protein (COG:K;~EggNog:ENOG410PMXX;~InterPro:IPR036236,IPR013087;~PFAM:PF00096,PF13912), with the translated sequence MTESPGSPLSSIASDDMSDRDDLKQAFSPSGSNMPPSKRRRTGVASWDRNTPVSTTFQDDLPPPSPSTSISSDTSGDIPNSPNTLALIGGSQDDDYSGQGNDQVTVCRWDGCDAGDLGNMDGLVKHIHEEHVGSRQKKYSCEWSDCSRKGQTHASGYALRAHMRSHTREKPFYCALPECDRSFTRSDALAKHMRTVHETEALRPSDPVPKHHNVAASAAGTPTATPSGKIQRLKLKLSFPPKDDAGDHSESANEDAAGLEDDLQIPPGGLEKEFDTYEMLLEGPQLYRLLLRQIHWAQQDGAELRDAWEKIRVKRKESWMEKEAIFDDLMEAEVRLFKLLDEKFSVAKSAPANGTDNAPQSEQRQSEPTEMDVAQDQGSGSVPP
- the PLR1_1 gene encoding aldo/keto reductase family protein (COG:C;~EggNog:ENOG410PHVT;~InterPro:IPR023210,IPR036812;~PFAM:PF00248), encoding MPSLNGREIGHTGYGTMRMTWVPQPPSDEQCFETLNTTLKLGANFWNAGELYGTPDYNSCHLLNKYFTKYPENADKVVLSIKGGLKRGELTPDSSEANIRRSVDECLRVLDGKKKIDIFECARQDPNVPVEQQVTVLAQYVKEGKIGGIGLSEVDAETIRRAHKVHPIAAVEVELSLFDTTILNNDVAKVCAELNIPVVAYSPLGRGVLAGAFTSVNEIPEGDFRRTLPKFQEEAMKENIKLVNEVKALATRKGVAPVQIALAWILTLSGKPGMPTIIPIPGGTTVDKVTQNLEGVPRLSDAEMDELKGILDRIQVVGSRY
- a CDS encoding chromatin-remodeling ATPase CHD1 (BUSCO:EOG092607ZS;~COG:K;~EggNog:ENOG410Q4IZ;~InterPro:IPR027417,IPR000953,IPR000330,IPR038718, IPR023780,IPR001650,IPR014001,IPR023779,IPR025260, IPR016197;~PFAM:PF00176,PF00385,PF13907,PF00271;~go_function: GO:0005524 - ATP binding [Evidence IEA]); the protein is MESTSMVIPSTSEPSATMALMNGYSASPASDAASSRDDLAVSESEDHLSDSFANHAARDSSSSPEEDAADESYNAGSPDAEGDEDAFGMENDEDQSNASGSENSSSSETRRGTKRKSSSVNESDYIRQNPDLYGLRRSARARTTRQIVESDSDSDDSDAVAPRAKRRRAAASQPTSKRPSRSATQSSFSEDSDSDEYGGPRARTSKARRRRLLQATSNDAPSHPEVRFSTRNASRVSNYNEDDDDSMFEDDPEEMTQNYWVNTVEDDRPAVDIVLNHRLKDGVDPSSLDVGRHDFEFYIKWQGKSHYHATWETAESLANCRSTRRLDNYIRKTLSEDVRLKNDADVAPEDREKWNLDRERDVDAIEDYKQVERVIGMREGDEGTEYFVKWKRLFYDSCTWESEDLVSNIAQREIDRFLDRSSRPPVSDKSETNPATRKSFETIKSTPSFLQNGQLKEFQVKGVNFMAFNWVKNRNVVLADEMGLGKTVQTVAFINWLRHVRRQQGPFVVVVPLSTMPSWAETFDHWTPDLNYVVYNGNEAARTVLREHELMVDGNPRRPKFNVLLTTYEYVLLDSTFLSQFKWQFMAVDEAHRLKNRESQLYLKLLEFRSPARLLITGTPIQNNLAELSALLDFLNPGLVHIDADMDLNAEAASHKLAELTKAIQPFMLRRTKSKVESDLPPKTEKIIRVELSDVQLEYYKNILTKNYAALNDGARGQKQSLLNIMMELKKASNHPFMFPNAEARILEGSTRREDVLRAMITSSGKMMLLDQLLAKLKRDGHRVLIFSQMVKMLDILGDYMEFRGYTYQRLDGTIPAAARRLAIEHYNAPGSNDFAFILSTRAGGLGINLMTADTVVLFDSDWNPQADLQAMARAHRIGQTRPVSVYRLVSKDTVEEEVIERARNKLLLEFITIQRGVTDKEASEIQNKMARSGISVSEPNSTEDISRILKRRGQRMFEQTGNQEKLEQLDIDSVLANAELHQTEQAEEIQADGGEEFLRAFEYVDIKVDDLSWDDIIPKEQLEEIKAEEKKKADERYLAEVIEQNRPRKRNAPGDARDTREERKAKRLARAQVSMENGDDSDSNAQSDPKRPLVEKEYRHLLRAYLRFGNMVEREEDVVREARLLDRDRETVKAALREITDKAADLVREDIEKLEALEHAGKVPTKKEKKAVLFDLHGVKRLNAYTIVERPTEMRILKEATAAVPDFKNFRIPEATKAADYTCPWGAREDGMLCIGIARHGYGAWTQIRDDPDLGLGDKFFLEEHRVERKNERMNAEDKTTKSPGAVHLVRRADYLLSVLRDKVTNGSSVSAKRAVENHHRNNRKGSRTHASNSVSASPAPSLSRRGHRETERSRHRSHTHGARDSVERHHTPSHDRPRSMHEGERSRHRTSDASSEDIRRRKPHENGYSAGKEDMARLFFKPIRENLKKVSAVTKENFPSKAERATELRRLLGKVGEFIGQNLKGQGSMSSLETRLWQYVSVHYWPNKDAGGAKLQEMYHKLIAIPKEPAASKPASNGE